One Littorina saxatilis isolate snail1 linkage group LG1, US_GU_Lsax_2.0, whole genome shotgun sequence genomic window carries:
- the LOC138965828 gene encoding toll-like receptor 4: protein MEKRSLGVLSCDLVVFISVLCMVIDDVTAVSCNFAKSKDGLKAECDHRRLTKFPGDYPAAVTGLDISFNFLTSMVGLADPSFLGLRQLDVSHNTLTSLPDDAFLDTPHLQELSLEDNALSSLSGDVFRGLHNLTQLTLSNTKLTQLPHVTLSHVTQLISLDLSDNKLRSVPTEALCHTPRLKILNLATNQMQTINDRSFLPLLNLKTLYLKHNQMSLLRPAVFSGLHKLRFLDLSLNILALDNSTYPPGVFSPLVALEVLYLAGNDDSAEGDYPLNVFTPLPSLRTLSIDTFRDSHFGAAFTSLTRLTSLTLGAIDGRGCDLRRLTNHTLHAFRYSDLRTLVISGCPLLHVETCAFCDLPKLSSLTVCRGHRILQPLLLALYGLQNQTMDLVDFSNNRYLELPTILSTTNAKYLLNTCIKKLDLHYNKIAGISSRGLHIGSTLLKCLRHIDISQNQLGSDKSPVAKVVLGMTNVEIIELQNQRAFTVAMDIYHTAGVSSKQQKFTFQINTAKSLRICNFRGAFRNIAQLPQGINFTQGGNLTTLNLAYDGVYYCDATITGLTAITDFDFSGNDCRVMGTGIFQHMTTLRRLNISNVQVTRDFLLANGSELLRPLRDLEVLDLSDNGLLDLPEDLLQYQLHLSWLGLARNRFQAVPVDVSMQTSLSYLDLSYNMIPSMDPDFRQTLDNLAANHTVTLRLRGNPLTCTCKSMDMVRWLATTVVRLDGDNHNLAYDDDYDDNGRDYPCVLEDGGMGSTGSMMAEWEAHWRRCVGLAFLTVSAVALLVQVLGLLLTYLLWTKWTYVCHACRHDFVKDAVFVHAEDDVELAEKVRDAVGAGRPGLRLKLLDDIRPGSNLADEIARSVESSWKVVLLVTQTFLQDDWSGYSALQAQGSISDALPDRVLVLMMGPLQPWIPTEPSHLSMRTLLRRIPESCVYHVSEAVSSRNSIWATLGDRIARDPN, encoded by the exons ATGGAAAAACGCAGCCTTGGGGTTTTAAGCTGCGATCTTGTGGTCTTCATCAGCGTTCTCTGTATGGtaattgatgacgtcacagcagTTTCCTGCAACTTCGCAAAGTCAAAGGACGGATTAAAAGCTGAGTGTGATCACCGTCGACTGACCAAGTTTCCAGGCGACTACCCCGCTGCTGTGACAGGGCTAGATATCTCTTTTAACTTTCTCACCTCTATGGTTGGTCTGGCGGACCCTAGCTTCCTTGGTCTACGTCAGCTTGATGTCAGTCACAACACCCTGACGTCATTACCTGATGACGCTTTCCTGGACACGCCACACTTACAAGAGCTGAGCTTGGAGGACAACGCGCTGTCCTCGTTGTCGGGTGACGTCTTCCGGGGTCTGCACAATCTGACACAGCTGACACTAAGTAACACTAAACTGACGCAGCTGCCGCACGTGACACTCAGCCACGTGACTCAGCTGATTTCTCTAGATCTGAGTGACAACAAGTTACGCTCCGTGCCCACAGAAGCTTTATGTCACACTCCCAGATTGAAGATCTTGAATCTGGCAACAAACCAAATGCAGACTATAAATGACCGCAGCTTTCTGCCTCTACTAAACCTTAAAACCCTTTACTTGAAACATAACCAGATGTCTTTGCTACGCCCAGCGGTCTTCAGCGGTCTGCACAAACTGCGATTTCTTGACCTCAGTTTAAACATCCTGGCACTGGACAACAGCACCTACCCTCCTGGTGTGTTCAGTCCTCTCGTCGCCCTGGAAGTGCTGTACCTGGCGGGCAATGACGACAGCGCGGAGGGCGACTACCCTCTGAACGTGTTCACGCCGCTGCCTTCTCTGCGGACCCTGTCCATAGACACCTTCAGAGACTCTCACTTCGGTGCGGCTTTCACCTCGCTGACCCGTCTTACCTCCCTAACTTTAGGAGCCATTGACGGTCGAGGTTGCGACTTGAGGCGTCTGACCAACCACACGCTGCACGCTTTTCGTTACTCCGACCTGCGGACCTTGGTTATCAGTGGTTGCCCTTTGTTGCACGTGGAGACATGTGCCTTCTGTGACCTGCCCAAGCTTTCCAGCTTGACCGTGTGTCGTGGCCATCGTATTCTGCAGCCTTTGCTGCTTGCACTGTACGGTCTGCAGAACCAGACTATGGACCTCGTGGATTTTTCCAACAATAGGTATCTCGAACTGCCCACCATTTTGAGCACCACAAACGCCAAGTATCTCCTTAACACGTGCATTAAAAAGCTCGACCTGCACTATAACAAAATTGCTGGAATATCCTCCAGAGGTTTACACATAGGCTCAACGCTGCTGAAATGCCTGAGGCACATTGACATATCTCAGAACCAGCTGGGCTCTGATAAATCACCGGTTGCGAAAGTGGTACTTGGCATGACCAACGTAGAAATAATCGAGCTTCAGAATCAGAGAGCCTTCACTGTAGCGATGGACATATATCACACTGCCGGGGTCTCTTCCAAACAACAAAAATTCACCTTCCAGATAAACACGGCAAAATCGTTGAGAATATGCAACTTCAGGGGAGCCTTCAGAAACATTGCACAGCTGCCCCAGGGGATCAACTTCACACAGGGAGGAAACCTCACCACGCTGAATTTGGCCTACGACGGCGTCTACTACTGTGACGCTACCATCACCGGCCTCACGGCCATCACAGACTTTGACTTCAGCGGTAACGACTGCCGTGTCATGGGCACTGGCATCTTCCAGCACATGACCACTCTGCGACGCCTGAACATATCCAACGTACAGGTGACACGAGACTTTCTCCTGGCCAACGGTTCGGAGCTGCTTCGGCCCTTACGGGACCTTGAGGTCCTGGACCTGAGTGACAACGGCCTGCTGGATTTGCCTGAAGATCTGCTTCAATACCAACTCCATCTCAGCTGGCTTGGATTGGCTCGGAATCGCTTTCAG GCAGTACCAGTGGATGTGTCCATGCAGACATCCCTGTCATATCTAGACCTTTCCTACAACATGATCCCCTCCATGGACCCTGACTTCAGGCAAACCCTGGACAACCTGGCAGcaaaccacaccgtcacactGCGCCTGCGCGGCAACCCCTTGACCTGCACGTGCAAGTCGATGGACATGGTCCGCTGGCTGGCCACCACCGTCGTCAGGCTGGACGGCGACAACCACAACCTGGCCTACGACGACGACTACGACGACAACGGCCGCGACTACCCCTGTGTCCTCGAGGACGGCGGGATGGGCAGCACGGGATCCATGATGGCGGAGTGGGAGGCTCATTGGCGACGCTGTGTGGGACTGGCCTTCCTGACAGTGTCCGCGGTGGCGCTACTGGTACAAGTGTTGGGCTTGCTGCTGACGTACCTGCTGTGGACCAAGTGGACGTACGTGTGTCACGCCTG CCGCCACGACTTTGTGAAGGACGCAGTGTTCGTGCACGCTGAAGACGACGTGGAGCTAGCCGAGAAGGTGCGGGATGCTGTGGGGGCAGGCAGACCCGGTCTGCGGCTGAAGCTATTGGACGACATCCGTCCTGGCTCCAACCTGGCTGACGAGATAGCCCGCTCTGTGGAGAGTAGCTGGAAG GTGGTACTGCTGGTGACGCAGACCTTCCTTCAGGACGACTGGTCCGGGTACTCAGCACTGCAGGCTCAGGGCAGCATCAGCGACGCCTTGCCGGATCGTGTGCTGGTGCTGATGATGGGACCGCTGCAGCCCTGGATACCCACAGAGCCCAGCCACCTGTCCATGAGGACACTGCTGCGTAGGATCCCCGAGAGCTGTGTGTACCACGTGTCCGAGGCTGTCAGCTCTCGCAACAGCATATGGGCCACACTGGGAGACCGTATTGCCAGGGACCCAAATTGA